Genomic window (Rathayibacter sp. VKM Ac-2760):
CGGCCGGGACTCCCGCATCAGCGGGGGTCCCGGCCGTTCGCCGTCCCCCGGACGTGTCGGCTTGTTGCGCCGCGGGTCGCCCCGGGTCGGGCGCGTGCGTAGCGTCGGGGGATGCCCGAGACCCTCGACATCGTCCACCTGCGCACGCTCGTGGCGATCGCCGACTGCGGCGGATTCGGCCGGGCGGCCGTCGCCCTGCACATCAGCCAGCCGACCGTCTCGCAGCACGTCCGCACCCTCGAGCGGCGGCTTGAGCGCACCTTCATCGAGAAGGTCGGGCGCAGGGCCCGCTTCACGCCGGCCGGCGAGCGCCTCCTGGTGCAGGCCCGCCGGATCCTGGCGGTGCACGACGATGCGCTGGAGCTGCTCGACGCGGCGAGCGAGAATCCGCTCGCCCTCGGCCTGACCGAGCCGGCCGCGGAGCAGCTGCTGCCCCGGCTGCTCGAGACCCTGCACCGCGCCTTCGACGACCGCCCGCTCACCTTCACACTCGACCGCTCCACCCACCTGGCGGAGGCGGTGGCCCGCGGCGTCGTCGATCTCGCGGTCATCCTCGGCGTGGGCGGTGACCTGCCGGGGCGCCAGGTCGCGACGCTGCCGCTCGACTGGTACTCGGCGCCCGGCTGGCAGCCGCCGGAGGACGCGCCGATCCCGCTCGTCGCCTACTCCGAGCCGTGCGGGATGCGCCAGCGCGCGCTACAGCAGCTCGGCGCCTTCGGCCACGAGGTGCGGGTGGTCGCCGAGTCGGCGGGGCTGGAGGGCGTGATCGCGGCGGCCCGCGCCGGTGTCGGAGTCGCGGTGCTGCCGACCGCGCACCGCGGCACGGTCGCCGAGGGACTCGTCGTGCGGCACGATCTGCCGGCGCTCGGCTCGGTCAACCTGCGCCTCGTCTCGCGGCGCGGTCTGGCCCCGGACGTCGAGGACACGGCGCTCGCCGCGCTCGCGGAGGTCTTCGGGACCGTGCGGGCGCGGCCGGTCGCGGTGCCCGCGGGCGCGCGAGTGTGACGACCGTCGCCGGCCGCCGGTGCGGGTGTGACGAATCGTTACCAACGATCGGGATCGCCGATCGGAACGCATCCGGAATCATCGTTGGACGCCCGGAGCACCCCGCCCGTAGCGTCGGAGCCATGACGTTCCCGCCCGCCCTCACCGCCGCCGCGCCGCTCGGCGCGACCGGTGCAGCGAGCCGCGGGAGCATCGGCGCCCGAATGTCCTCGGACGGGAACCCTTTCGCGCCGGTGCGCGGATGTTCCTGTCCGGTCTCCCGCTGACGCCTCCGCGTCGCCCGACTCCTCCGCCCGACGGCCGGCCCTCGCCGCTCCCGTCCCGGCCTCTGCGCGCCGCCGCCCGCCTCCGCGGCCGCCGCGCGTCCCTCTCTCCGCGCCCTCCCGCGCTCCTCCCGCGTGCCCGCGCGCCTCCCCGGTGCGCCTCCGCACCCTCTCGAAAGGACCTCCCATGACCGTCGAGTTCATCTCCGCGATCAACGTCAACCACTCCAACGAGGTCAACGGCCTCGCCGACCCGGCGATCGACGTAGCCCATCTGCGCCGCTACTCCCGGATCCTCGAGGACGGCGGCTTCGACTACACGCTGGTGCCCTACGGCTCGGCCGGGCACGACCCGTTCACGATCGCCGCCGCGGTGACCCAGTACACCGAGCACCTGAAGCCGATCGTCGCGCTGCGGCCCAACACGGTCTACCCGACCGTCGCCGCGAAGGCGCTCGCCACCCTCGACCAGCTCTCCGGCGGCCGCGCGGTCGTGCACTTCATCGCCGGCGGCAACGACCACGAGCAGGCCCGCGAGGGCGACCGCCTGAGCAAGGCGGAGCGCTACGCGCGGCAGGAGGAGTACCTCCGCATCCTGCGCCGCGTCTGGTCGGCGACCGAGCCGTTCGACCACGAGGGCGAGTACTACCGCTTCGAGGACTTCGTCTCGCGGGTGCGGCCGGTGCGCGGCACCATCCCGATCTCGGTCGGCGGCTCGAGCGACGAGGCCTACCGCCAGGGCGGCGCGCTCGCCGACATCTTCGGCCTGTGGGGTGAGCCGCTGGCCGACACCCAGCAGCAGATCGACCGGATCGCGGACGCGGCGCTCGCCGCCGGCCGCGCCGACACCCCGCGCACCTGGGTCACCTTCCGGCCGATCATCGCGCCGACCGAGGAGCTCGCCTGGGAGAAGGCGCACCGGATCCTCGGCATCCTGCAGAGCCGCTCCGGCTCGGCGCATCCGCGGAAGGGCGAGAAGGGGCTCTGGGTGCAGACGCCGAGTGCCACCGGCCCGGCGAACGTCGGCTCGCAGCGCCTCCTCGACATCGCGCGGCGGAAGGACCTGCACGACCGCGCGCTCTGGACGCCGACCGCGACCGCCACCGGGGCGGCCGGCGCCTCCACCGCGCTCGTCGGCACGCCGGAGACGGTCGCCGCGGCGATCCTCGACTACGTCGACCTCGGCGCCGACCTGATCTCGATCCGCGGCTACGACAACCTGAACGACGCGGTCGACTACGGCCGGTACGTCATCCCGCTGGTCCGCGAGGAGCTCGCGCACCGCGAGGCGACCGGGCGCCGCGGCGAGATCGTCGCGCAGCCGCCGCTCGAGGCCGAGCTCGCCGGGGCGATCGCGTGACGCTGCTCACGGGAGCGCCCGCCGCCGCCGTCCTCCCCGCGGCCGACCTCTCCGACCGCGCGCTCGCCCGGATCACCGCCCGCCTGGCCGAGACCGCCGAGCACTACGACCGCACCGCCGAGTTCCCCTGGCGGGGGATCCAGGCCGTGCACGAGGCGGGACTGCTCTCCCTCGGAGTCGGCACCCGCTACGGCGGCTCGCCCGCCTCCACCGTCGACCTCGTCCGCGTCTTCGGCGCGCTCGGCCAGGGCGACCCGGCGGTCGCGCTGATCTCGGCGATGACCGTGCTCCAGCACGCCGCGCAGGACCGCGCCGCGCTCTGGCCGGAGGAGCTCTACCGCTCGGTGCTCGCCGACTCCGCCGAGCGCCCCGTACTGCTCAATACGGTGCGCGCCGAGCCCGAGTGGGGCGCACCCGCCCGGGGCGGTCTGCCGGCCACGACGATCCGTCGCGACGGTGACGGCTGGCTGCTCGAGGGCCGCAAGGGCTTCGCCACCGGCTCGGAGGGGCTGGCGTTCCACCTGGTCTGGGCGGTCGATCACGGCGGGGCGTCGGGCGAGCCCGAGCTCGCGCACGCGATCGTGCCCGGCGACGCCCCCGGCGTCCGGATCGAGCGGACCTGGGACCACCTGGGCCAGCGGGCCTCGAGCACGCACGACGTGGTCTACGAGCAGGTCCGCCTGCCGCTCGAGCACTTCCGCGGGACTCCCCGCTCGCAGCTCGCGCCCGAGGCCGGGGCGGCCGGCGGCTTCGGCCTGGCCGTCGCGGCGCTCTACGTCGGCGTCGGTCGGGCGGCGCAGAGCTTCTTCGTGCGCTTCGCGAACGAGCGGGTCCCGACCTCGCTCGGCCGGCCGATCGCCACGACGGAGCGGATCCGCTCGGTCGCCGGCGAGATCCAGGCGCAGCTGGTGCAGGCGGAGGAGGTGCTGCTCTCGCTGGCCGCGCGAGTGGACGCGGGTGATCCGCGCACCGCTGAGCGCCTCGTGGTCGGTAAGCTGCTCGCCACCCGCTCGGCCGTCACCGCGGTCGAGACGGCCGTCGCCGCACTCGGCAACCCCGGCCTCACCCGGCATCACCCGCTCGAGCGGCACCTCCGCGACGTCCTCGCCTCCCGGGTGCACCCGCCGCAGGACGACGCCGCCCTCCTGATCGCCGGCACGCGCTCGCTCGCGGCCGCCGCGCTCTGACGCGCCGCGCTCCGACACCCCGCACTCCGACACCCCCGCACCTCGACTTCTCTGCACGGGAGACCACCCTCATGACGTTCCACCGCTCACGCTCCTTCCGCTCACGCCCCCTCCGACGATCCGGCACCGCCGCCGCCGCGCTCGCCCTCGCCTCCGCGCTGGCCCTCTCCGCCTGCTCGGGCGCCTCGGGCGCGGGCGCCGTCTCCGACGACGCGACCCCCGTCGACGGCGGCCGGCTCTCGCTCGCCTTCTTCCCCGACAACGCCGCGTTCTCCTGCGTCGACCCGTTCCAGACCTACTGGATCGAGCACCGCACGGTGATCCGCAACGTCGCCGACTCGCTCACCGACCAGGATCCGGAGACCGGCGAGATCCAGCCCTGGCTCGCCACCGACTGGAGCGTGAACGACGCGGGCACCGAGTACACCTTCGACCTGCGCACCGACGTCACCTTCTCGGACGGCACGCCCTTCACCGCGGAGAGCGTGAAGACCTCGTTCGACAACGACAAGGCCACCCTCGCGCAGCTGCCCTCGGCCTACGGAGGCGTCTACCTCGCCGGCTACTCGGGCACGGAGGTGGTGGACGCCGACACCGTGAAGGTCGTCTTCTCCACGCCGAACGCCGCGTTCCTGCAGGGCACCTCGACCACCAACCTCGCGATCCTCGCCGCCGCTTCCTACGAGAAGACGCCCGAGGAGCGCTGCCTCGGCGGCATCGTCGGCTCCGGCCCGTTCACGCTGACCGGCTACACCCCCGGCACCGGCATCACGCTGGACAAGCGCGACGGGTACGCCTGGGGCTCGGCCCTGCGCGAGAACACCGGGGAGGCGCACCTCGACGGCATCGACATCAGCTACGTCGCGGAGGACAGCGTCCGCGTCGGGCAGCTGACCAGCGACGAGATCGACATCGCCTGGCCGCGGAACCCGATCTCGGAGAACGACCAGGCCGTGATCACCGGCTCCGGCGACACCGTCGAGAGCCGCTCGCTGCCCGGACCCGCGAGCAACTACTACCCGAACGTCGCCGAGGGGAAGATCCTCTCCGACGAGCGGGTGCGCCAGGCGGTGCAGAAGGCGATCGACCGCGAGACCTACGCGTCCACGGTCTTCGGCGCCGGCTACCCGGCCGCGACCAGCATCTACAACACGACCACGCCGTTCTACACGGACGAGTCGTCGGCGCTCGCCTTCGACGCCGAGGGAGCGGCCGAGCTGCTCGACGAGGCCGGCTGGGAGCTCGGCGACGACGGCTACCGCTCGAAGGACGGGCGGCGGCTGACGCTGTCGGTGCCGATCGTCACCCAGTTCGGCGCGGGCGATCAGCTGATCCAGGACCAGCTGAAGCAGGTCGGCATCGAGCTCGAGCTGAACGTGATCACCAACGCCCAGCGCGCCGACGTGCTGAACAGCGGCGACTACGACCTGATCTCGACCTACTACACGCGGGCCGACCCGGGAGTGATCCAGTGGATCATCGACTCCCGCTACGCCGGCTCGAAGGCGCAGGCGACGAACGGCCTCGACGCCGAGCAGGCCGCGACCGTGCAGGCCCTGCTCGACGAGGGCGTGCAGACGGTCGACACCGCGGCGCGCGCCGAGGTCTACGGCGAGCTGCAGGACTACCTGATCGACGACGCGCTGGTCTTCCCGTTCGCCGAGCGGGTGCAGCTGGCGGGCGTCTCGTCGGCGGTGCACGGCTTCCGCTTCACCTCGGAGGCGTTCGGCGACTTCGCCGACGCCTGGATCCAGCCGTGACCGCGCTCGGGTCGGCCCCGGCCCCGGCTGCGGCACCGGGGATCGCACCGGGGAGGCCGGGCACCCGCTCGGCCCCCTCGGGCCTCGGCCGCTACCTGCTCGGGCGGCTCGGCCAGGCGGTCCTGGTGCTCTGGGCCGCCTACACGGTGACCTTCGCGGTGCTCTGGCTGCTGCCGAGCGACCCGCTGGCGCTGCTCCTCTCGGCGAACAACGTCGAGGTGGACTCGCTCACCCCGCAGCAGCTCGCCGAGGCGCAGGCGCGCTACGGACTCGACCAGCCGGTCTGGCAGCAGTACGTCACGATGCTCGGCGACGCGCTGCGAGGCGACTTCGGCACCTCGATCACCAAGGGGATCCCGGTCACCGACCTGATCGCCGAGAAGCTGCCCGGCACCCTGCAGCTCAGCGCCCTGGCGATCGGCCTCGCGCTGATCGGCGGCACCGTGCTCGCCTACCTGGCGGCGTACGTCCGCTGGGCGCCGCTGAAGACCCTGCTCGGCCGGCTGCCCTCCGCGGGCGTGGCGTTCCCCGGCTTCTGGATCGGCCTGCTGCTGATCCAGTTCTTCGCCTTCTCACTGCACCTGCTGCCCTCCACCGGCAGCGCGACCCCTGCGAGCCTGATCCTGCCGGCGGTGACGATGGCGATCCCGACCTCGGCGATGCTCGCCCAGGTGCTGATCCGCAGCTTCGCGGACGTCGAGGCGGAGGCGTACATCACCACGGCGCGCGCCAAGGGCCTCTCCCGCGGCGCGGTGCAGTGGCGGCACGCCTTCCGCAACGCCTCGCTGCCGACGCTGACGATCCTCGGGATCCTGGCCGGCAACACCGTCACGGGAGCGATCGTCGCCGAGACGATCTTCGCCCGGCAGGGCATCGGCACGCTCGCCCAGGAGTCGGTGCTCACCCAGGACGTGCCGGTCGTCCAGGCGATCGTCGTGCTGGCGGCCGTCGTGTTCGTCGGCATCAACCTCCTGGTCGACCTGCTCTACCCCCTCCTCGATCCGCGCATCACCTCGACACCGAAGGCGAGCCGACCATGACTCTCGAACTCACCCGGCCCGAGGCGCTCGTCGTCCCCGAGCCGCTCACCCGCGCGGCGCACGGCCGGGGCGCCCGCCGCGCGCGGATCCTCCGCCTGCTGCTGCGCCGTCCGGGCTTCGTCCTGGCGCTGGTCTTCGTGCTGTTCGTCCTCGCCTCGGCGATCGCTCCCTCGCTCTTCACCGGCGTCGACCCGACGGCGACCGCGCCGGCCGACAAGCTGCAGGCGCCGAGCCTCGTGCACCTCTTCGGCACCGACGAGCTGGGCCGCGACCTGTTCGCGCGGGTCCTGCACGGCGGGGCCTTGACGGTGCAGGCGACCGTGATCGCCCTCGCGATCGCCCTGGTCGGCGGGCTGACGCTCGGCGTGGTCTCCGGCTCCGCGGGCGGAGTGGTGGACGCGGTGATCATGCGCGTCGTCGACGTGCTGCTCGCGATCCCCGGGCTGCTGCTGGCCCTCGCGATCGTCACCGCGATCGGCTTCGGCACGCTGCCCGTGGCGCTCGCCGTGGGCATCGGCATCCTGCCCGGCTTCGCCCGCACCACCCGGGCCGAGGTGCTCCGGGTGCGCACGCTGCCCTACGTCGAGGCCGCGCGCACCGGAGGGGCGAGCCGGCTGAGCGTGCTCGTCCGGCACGTCCTGCCGAACTCCTGGGGGCCGGTCGCCGTGCTGGCGGTCCTCGATCTCGGCACCGCGATCATCGCGATCGCCGCGCTGAGCTTCCTCGGCTTCGGCGCGGCCCCGCCCGCGGCGGAGTGGGGGACGCTGATCTCGAGCGGCCGCAACTACCTCGTGACGAGCCCGTGGCTGTCGCTGCTGCCGGGGCTCTTCGTCGGGCTGCTCGTCTTCGCGCTCAACCACGTGGCCAAGAGCCTCGAGGAGGTGCAGCGATGAGCGCCGGCGTGGTCCCCTCTGCCAGGCCCCTCGCGTCCGGCCCGCTCGTGCGGCTCGACCGCCTCAGCGTCGCCTACGGCGAGCGCACCGTCGTGCACGAGGTCTCGCTCGAGATCGCGCCCGGCGAGATCGTCGCCGTGGTCGGAGAGTCCGGCTCGGGCAAGTCGACGACCGCGAACGCCGTGCTCGGCCTGCTGCCCTCCGGCGGCCGGATCACCGGCGGCTCGATCGCGCTCGCCGGCGAGGACGTGACCCGTGCGGCCGAGAAGCGGCTCCGGCACCTGCGTGGCCGGTTCGTCGGCCTCGTGCCGCAGGACCCGATGGTCGGGCTCAACCCGACGCTGCGCATCGGCGCCCAGGTGGCGGAGGCGGTGCGCCTGCGCGGCGTTGACCGCCGCTCCGTCGACGCCGAGGTGCTCGAGGCGCTGCGGCAGTCGGGCATCGACGATCCGGAGCTGCGCGCCCGGCAGGACCCGCACGAGCTGTCCGGCGGGCTGCGCCAGCGGGCGCTGATCGCGATCGCCCTGGCCGGCCGGCCACGGGTGATCATCGCCGACGAGCCGACCTCCGCCCTCGACGTCACCGTGCAGAAGCGCCTGCTCGACCACCTGCAGTCGCTCGTCCGCGAGCAGGGCATCGCGCTGCTGATCATCACGCACGACCTCGCCGTCGCCGCCGACCGGGCCGACCGCGTCCTCGTGCTCCGCGAGGGCCGCGTGGTGGAGGAGGGGCCGCCGGCGCAGATCCTGGTCGCGCCGCGAGAGGACTACACCCGCGAGCTGCTCGCGGCGGCGCCGGGACTCGGCGGCGAGCTCGTGCTGCGCTTCGAGCACGTCGAGCCGGCTCCCGAGATCGTCCGGGTCGAGAACGTGGTGAAGGACTTCGCGCTGCCGGGCCGCCGCCCGCCGTACCGGGCGCTCGACGACGTCTCGTTCTCGATCCGCGCGGGGCAGACCCTCGCGCTGGTGGGGGAGTCGGGCTCGGGCAAGACGACCGCGCTGCGGATCGCCCTCGGCCTCGAGCGGGCGTCGAGCGGCCGGGTGCTCGTGGAGGGGGAGGACCTCACCGCGGCGAGCGACCGGCAGTGGCGGCCGCTGCGCCGTCGGATCCAGCTGGTGCAGCAGAACCCGTTCGCCGCGCTCGACCCGCGCTTCACGGTGCTGGAGTCGGTCGTCGAGCCGCTGGTCTCCTTCCGGATCGGCGACCGCGCCTCGCGGCTGGAGCGGGCCCGCGAGCTGCTCGACCGGGTCGGGCTGCCCGACTCCTTCCTCTCGCGCCTGCCGGCCGAGCTCTCCGGCGGCCAGCGCCAGCGGGTCGCGATCGCCCGCGCGCTCGCCCTCGGCCCCGACCTGGTGCTCCTCGACGAGCCCGTCTCGGCGCTGGACGTGTCGGTGCAGGCGCAGATCCTGGAGCTGCTGGTCGAGCTGCAGCGCGACCTCGGCGTCGCCTACCTCTTCGTCTCGCACGATCTGGCGGTCGTCGCCGAGGTGTCGCACGAGGTCGTCGTCCTCGACCGAGGCCGGGTGCAGGAGGCGGGGAGCACCGCCCGCGTCTTCGGCGCGCCCGAGGCGGAGTACACCCGGACGCTGCTCGCGGCGATCCCCGGCCGGTCGGGGATCCGCTCGTGAGCGGCCGGTTCCTCGTGATCGGCGCCGGGGCCGTCGGCTCCGTGCTCGCCGCCCAGCTGCACCTGGCCGGGCAGCCCGTGCTGCTGGTGGCGCGCGGCGAGCAGCTGCGGATCCTCCGCGAGCGCGGGCTGCGCCTCCGCCGCCCCGCGGGCGAGGAGACCGTGCGCCTCCCCGTCGCGGGCACTCCCGAGGAGGCGGCACCCGCCCGCGGCGACGTCCTCGTGCTCGCCGTGAAGGCCCAGGACGCGGAGGCGGCGCTCGCCGAGTGGGCCTGGACGCCGCTCGCCGGGGGCGGCGCCGCATCGGAGCTGCCGGTGCTGACGCTGCAGAACGGCCTCGCCACCGAGGACCACGCCCTGCGCCGCTTCGCCCAGGTCTACGGAGTGTCGATCGGCATCGCCGCGAGCTTCCTGGTGCCCGGTGAGGTCGTCTCGCCCTCGTTCCCGACCGTCGGCGTGCTCTGGATCGGCCGCCACCCCGACGCCACCGACCCGCGGGCCGAGGAGTACGCCGCGATCCTCCGCGGCGCGGGCTTCGCGGCCCGCGCCGTGCCGGACATCGGCGCGTGGAAGGCGCGCAAGCTGCTGGCCAACGCGGCCAACGGCCTCGACCTGTTCGAGGGCCCGGCCGAGCAGCGCGCCGCCGCGCGCGAGCTGCTCGTCGCGGAGGCGCGCGTGGCCCTCGCCGCGAACGGCCTCGCGGTCGCGGCCGACGACGGCACCCGCCTCGCCGTCGATCCCGTACCCGACCACACCGCCGGCCGGCTGTCGACCTGGCAGAGCGCCGCCCGCGGCACGAGCAGCGAGATCGACCACCTCACCGGCGAGATCGTCCTACTCGCCCGCCGCGCCGGTGTGCCCGCCCCTCTGAACGAGCGCCTGCAGCTCCTGCTCGGCCTGCACGGCCGCGCCGCGGCCGCCGCGCCCCTCCCGCTCGCGGACCTGCTCGACCCCGTCCCCGTGCTGGCCGAGTAGCCCCACCAGGCCGGCCTCATGTTGGTCGAGTAGCCCCGCAGGGGCGTATCGAGACCCACCGTCGCCAGCCGTTCCAGCGGAGGCCGGATCTCGATACGCCCGCTGCGCGGCCTACTCGATCAGCATGCACTCCGCCCCCACGCCAGCCCCGGTCCATATCGGCCGAGCAGCAGTTCCTTGTTGGTCGAGTAGCCCCGCAGGGGCGTATCGAGACCCACCCCCCTCCGAACACTCACCCGCCCGTCCGTCCGCCCGAACAAGGAGCCCCCATGACCCTCACCCACCCGCCCACCGCCCCCACCACGGCCCCCGCCGCCCGCGCCTTCGACGAGCCCGAGGGCATCGCCCCCCGCGGCACCCTGGTCGTCCTCGGCGGCCGCGGCGAGACCCCGGCCGTCTACGAGCGCTTCGGCACGCGGATCGCCCGCGACGCCTACCGCGTCCGCGCCTTCGGCGACGCCACGGCCCCCGGCGTCCGCGACGCCGCGCTCGCCGTCCTCCGCGACCCCGCGACCATCGCGCCGCTCGTGCTCGTCGGCTCCGACGCCGGCGCGGCCGTCGCCCTCGAGCTCGCCGCGACGGAGCCGGTCGACGCCGTCGTCCTCGCCGGTCTGCCCGTGCGCGCCGAGGGCGGCGAGGGCATCGGCGAGCGGACCGCCTGCCCGAACCACGCCGGCGTCCTCGAGCGAGAGACCGACTCCGCCGCACGCGACGCCGCCCTCCCGCCCGAGCTGCTCGCGGTCGCCGCGAGCGCCGTCACCGTCCCGCTGCTCGCGCTGCACGGCGCGGCCGACGCGATCAGCCCGCTCGCGGAGGCGGTCGCTGTCTACCGCACCGCCCCGCGGGCCGAGATCCACGTCCTCGCCGACGGCCGCCACGACGCGCTGAACGACGCGACGCACCGCTCGGCCGCCGCGACCGTGATCCTCTTCCTCGAGCGGGTGAAGGCGTCGGCCGCGGCCGCGCCGATCATCGAGCGGCTCGCGGAGTGAGCGCGCTCGCCCCCGCCGCCGATCCCGCCGACGACACCGCCGTCGACCCCACCCCCGTCGAGATCACCGCCGACGTCCCCGCCGCCGACCGCTCCGGCTGGTCGCCCGGCGGCACCCCGCTCGGCGTGGTGCGCGCCCGCACGGTCGACGACGTCCGCGCCGCGCTCCGGCACGCCTCCGCCCACGGCATCCCCGTCGTCACCCGCGGCGCCGCCAGCGGACTCGCCGGCGGCGCCAGCGCGGGGGAGGGCGTCCTCGTCCTCGACGTCTCAGGGCTCGACCGCATTATCGAGATCGACCCCGTCGACGGCGTCGCCCGGGTCGAGCCGGGCGTCGTCACCGCCGATCTCGACCGCGCCGCCGCCGTGCACGGCCTCCTCTACGCTCCGGACCCCGGCAGCGTCGAGATCGCGACCATAGGCGGCACCATCGCCACCAACGCCGGGGGCCTGCGCGGCGCGAAGTACGGAGTGACGCGCGACGCCGTCCTCGCGCTCGACGTCGTCCTGGCCGACGGCTCGCTCGTCCACCTCGGCCGCGACACCGTGAAGGGAGTCGTCGGCCTCGACCTCACCGCGCTCGTCGTCGGCTCCGAGGGCAGCCTCGGCGTGGTGGTCGGCGCGACCCTCCGCCTGCTGCCCCGGCCGCGGGCGACCGCGACCGCCGCCGCCTTCTTCGCCGACGTGGCCGCGGGCGCCGAGGCGGCTGTCGCCCTCGCCCGCGCCGGCCTGCGCCCGAGCGTCCTCGAGCTGGTCGACGACCGCACGCTCGAGGCCATCGACGCCCTGCGCGGCTCGACCCTGGCCGGCCGCGGCGGAGCCTTCCTCCTGGTGCAGACCGACGGCTTCGGCGCCGCCGAGGAGATCGCCGAGGTGCGCGCGGTGCTCGCCGCGACCGCGCTCAGCGTCGAGACCACCCTCGACCCGGCCGAGGGTCTCGCCCTCGCGAGCGCCCGCCGCGACGCCCTGCCCGCGATCGAGGGCCGCGGCCGCGTGCTGATCGAGGACATCGCCGTGCCCCGCTCCCGCCTCGCCGAGGCGATCCGCCGCGTGCACGCCATCGCCGCGGACACCGGCGCCGACGTCTACGTCTTCGCCCACGCCGGCGACGGCAACCTGCACCCGATCATCCGCCTGCGCGACGACTCGGAGCAGTCCCGCCGCCAGGCGGACGCCGCGGCCGAGGCCGTCTTCGCCCTGGCCCTCGAGCTCGGCGGCACCGTCAGCGGCGAGCACGGCGTCGGCGCCCTCAAGCGCGACTGGGCCCGCCGCGAGCTCGGCCCCGACGTCGTCGCCCTGCAGCGCGCGGTGCAGCGGGTCTTCGATCCGCAGGGCATCCTGAATCCCGGTACCGCGCTGTGAGCGCACCCCTCGAGAGGACCGACATGACCACCACCCTCCGCTCCGACGTGCTCGTCACCCCCGACGAGCTGGAGTCGGCGCTCGCGTCGCCCGAGCCGCCGCTCGTCCTCGACGTGCGCTGGCGCCTCGACCGCCCCGACGGCCGCCCCGCGTACCTCGAGGGCCACGTCCCCGGCGCCGTCTACGTCGATCTCGACGACGAGCTCGCCGCACACGGCGCTCCGGAGGACGGCCGCCACCCCCTGCCGCCGATCGACGCGCTGCAGGAGTCGGCGCGCCGCTGGGGACTGCGCCAGGGGCAGGCCGTCGTGGTCTACGACGACCTGAAGAACCTCTCCTCCGCGCGGGCCTGGTGGCTGCTGCGCGCCGCCGGAGTCGCCGACGTGCGCCTCCTCGACGGCTCGCTCCGCGCCTGGACCGCCTCGGGGCGCGCGCTGGAGACGGGCCCCGTGGAGCTTGAGTGCGGCGACGTCGAGCTGGCCTACGGCGCCCTGCCGGTGCTCGACATCGACGAGGCCGCCGCGCTCCCGTCCACCGGCGTCCTCCTCGACGCCCGCGCCCCCGAGCGCTACCGCGGCGACGTCGAGCCGATCGATCCCCGCGCCGGCCACATCCCCGGCGCTCTGAACGCCCCCGCGACCGGCAATGTCGACGCCGATGGCCGCTTCCTCGCCGCCGCCGCCCTGCGCACCCGCTTCGAGCAGCTCGGCGTCCGCCCCGACGCCCCCGTCGGCGTCTACTGCGGCTCCGGAGTCACGGCCGCCGCCGACGCCGTCGCCCTCACCCTCGCCGGCTTCGCCCCGTCCCTCTACCCCGGCTCCTGGTCCCAGTGGTCGAACACCCCCGCCCGCGCCGTTGCTACGGGCCCGGACGC
Coding sequences:
- a CDS encoding LysR family transcriptional regulator, with the translated sequence MPETLDIVHLRTLVAIADCGGFGRAAVALHISQPTVSQHVRTLERRLERTFIEKVGRRARFTPAGERLLVQARRILAVHDDALELLDAASENPLALGLTEPAAEQLLPRLLETLHRAFDDRPLTFTLDRSTHLAEAVARGVVDLAVILGVGGDLPGRQVATLPLDWYSAPGWQPPEDAPIPLVAYSEPCGMRQRALQQLGAFGHEVRVVAESAGLEGVIAAARAGVGVAVLPTAHRGTVAEGLVVRHDLPALGSVNLRLVSRRGLAPDVEDTALAALAEVFGTVRARPVAVPAGARV
- a CDS encoding LLM class flavin-dependent oxidoreductase, with translation MTVEFISAINVNHSNEVNGLADPAIDVAHLRRYSRILEDGGFDYTLVPYGSAGHDPFTIAAAVTQYTEHLKPIVALRPNTVYPTVAAKALATLDQLSGGRAVVHFIAGGNDHEQAREGDRLSKAERYARQEEYLRILRRVWSATEPFDHEGEYYRFEDFVSRVRPVRGTIPISVGGSSDEAYRQGGALADIFGLWGEPLADTQQQIDRIADAALAAGRADTPRTWVTFRPIIAPTEELAWEKAHRILGILQSRSGSAHPRKGEKGLWVQTPSATGPANVGSQRLLDIARRKDLHDRALWTPTATATGAAGASTALVGTPETVAAAILDYVDLGADLISIRGYDNLNDAVDYGRYVIPLVREELAHREATGRRGEIVAQPPLEAELAGAIA
- a CDS encoding acyl-CoA dehydrogenase family protein — protein: MTLLTGAPAAAVLPAADLSDRALARITARLAETAEHYDRTAEFPWRGIQAVHEAGLLSLGVGTRYGGSPASTVDLVRVFGALGQGDPAVALISAMTVLQHAAQDRAALWPEELYRSVLADSAERPVLLNTVRAEPEWGAPARGGLPATTIRRDGDGWLLEGRKGFATGSEGLAFHLVWAVDHGGASGEPELAHAIVPGDAPGVRIERTWDHLGQRASSTHDVVYEQVRLPLEHFRGTPRSQLAPEAGAAGGFGLAVAALYVGVGRAAQSFFVRFANERVPTSLGRPIATTERIRSVAGEIQAQLVQAEEVLLSLAARVDAGDPRTAERLVVGKLLATRSAVTAVETAVAALGNPGLTRHHPLERHLRDVLASRVHPPQDDAALLIAGTRSLAAAAL
- a CDS encoding ABC transporter substrate-binding protein, producing the protein MTFHRSRSFRSRPLRRSGTAAAALALASALALSACSGASGAGAVSDDATPVDGGRLSLAFFPDNAAFSCVDPFQTYWIEHRTVIRNVADSLTDQDPETGEIQPWLATDWSVNDAGTEYTFDLRTDVTFSDGTPFTAESVKTSFDNDKATLAQLPSAYGGVYLAGYSGTEVVDADTVKVVFSTPNAAFLQGTSTTNLAILAAASYEKTPEERCLGGIVGSGPFTLTGYTPGTGITLDKRDGYAWGSALRENTGEAHLDGIDISYVAEDSVRVGQLTSDEIDIAWPRNPISENDQAVITGSGDTVESRSLPGPASNYYPNVAEGKILSDERVRQAVQKAIDRETYASTVFGAGYPAATSIYNTTTPFYTDESSALAFDAEGAAELLDEAGWELGDDGYRSKDGRRLTLSVPIVTQFGAGDQLIQDQLKQVGIELELNVITNAQRADVLNSGDYDLISTYYTRADPGVIQWIIDSRYAGSKAQATNGLDAEQAATVQALLDEGVQTVDTAARAEVYGELQDYLIDDALVFPFAERVQLAGVSSAVHGFRFTSEAFGDFADAWIQP
- a CDS encoding ABC transporter permease, with translation MTALGSAPAPAAAPGIAPGRPGTRSAPSGLGRYLLGRLGQAVLVLWAAYTVTFAVLWLLPSDPLALLLSANNVEVDSLTPQQLAEAQARYGLDQPVWQQYVTMLGDALRGDFGTSITKGIPVTDLIAEKLPGTLQLSALAIGLALIGGTVLAYLAAYVRWAPLKTLLGRLPSAGVAFPGFWIGLLLIQFFAFSLHLLPSTGSATPASLILPAVTMAIPTSAMLAQVLIRSFADVEAEAYITTARAKGLSRGAVQWRHAFRNASLPTLTILGILAGNTVTGAIVAETIFARQGIGTLAQESVLTQDVPVVQAIVVLAAVVFVGINLLVDLLYPLLDPRITSTPKASRP
- a CDS encoding ABC transporter permease; the encoded protein is MTLELTRPEALVVPEPLTRAAHGRGARRARILRLLLRRPGFVLALVFVLFVLASAIAPSLFTGVDPTATAPADKLQAPSLVHLFGTDELGRDLFARVLHGGALTVQATVIALAIALVGGLTLGVVSGSAGGVVDAVIMRVVDVLLAIPGLLLALAIVTAIGFGTLPVALAVGIGILPGFARTTRAEVLRVRTLPYVEAARTGGASRLSVLVRHVLPNSWGPVAVLAVLDLGTAIIAIAALSFLGFGAAPPAAEWGTLISSGRNYLVTSPWLSLLPGLFVGLLVFALNHVAKSLEEVQR